The Salvia miltiorrhiza cultivar Shanhuang (shh) chromosome 2, IMPLAD_Smil_shh, whole genome shotgun sequence DNA window taaaaatgcataaagtttcatataaatatgcataagatttcaccccaccccaccccagaaccccacccccccacccacccccccaaaaaaaaaaaaaatttatttttttaaaaactgattttctgaccactgacccacccctacccccacccccccaccaattttttttttattttctcaaaaactgattttttgaccactgacccccccacccacccacccaccccaccccacccccccaatttttttttttgaaaatcagtttttaaaaaaataaaaaaataatttttttttggggggggtggggggtgggtcggtgggggtgggccagcaattagaaaatcagtttttgaaaaaaaaaaaaaaaaatttgggggggggtggggtggggggcaggggcaggggtggggtggcgaaactaccagatttattaaaatgaaatgcattttttgtataatttaatgcatttttatgtgaaaactttatgcatttttgtttgattttatatgcatgtgaaacatgcatatttttggggggtggtaatggggagggttggggggtggtgtgggctggattggggggtggtatggggtggggtggtgaaaataccaaaactggaaaaattaaatgcatttttctgttcaaagttatgcatttcatgtgaaaactttatgcatctttgtgtgaaactatatgcatctaaaatatatctattttgagaaaatctaaaaaaatatatatatttttttaattattaaatccaaaaattacattccaattttacccctccagattttgccttgaaatccttgccacgtgtcaccatcttgatgcgccacatgtcataaatgtgtggtcaagatttggatctaggatctattataagcattgggatctatatgatctcattcctatatatatatatatatatgtatatatatatatattatttttagtcTCAtgaagatactccctccgttccacgaaGCATGATCCAGTTTTCTTTTTAGTATGTCTCACGAAGCTGCATGATCCAGTTTCCTTTTTAGTATGTCTCACGAAGCTTGACCTAtgtctaaaaatgacaaaaaatttatcctttattcatattttcactttttcacctaccccacttaaaacacaaaataccaattttttaattctcgtgccgaaaagaaatgggtcatgcttcatgagacggagggagtaacaaccATGAATTGTTCACACTTTTGTGTGTAGGATATGCGAAAGCTTAGAAGATAAATTTTCATTGTGATTGAATTTTCGTCACCATTATTacaccaaaaaaataaaaaaaaacacccCTGATTCAAGAAGAGATCAAAGATTTATTATACAGATTACATTAATTATGTACAATTATTTGATACACATTACAAGTGAGCTAAACTTAGCTTAGCCCCCTGAGAAAAACAGAAACACCGATAACTATTAATAACACTTCCTTCACAAGAAGGAGAGCGACAAAAAACacagaaaaacaaaaagaaaattaagaatTTTCAATTTGTCCACCAGTAGAAATTATGTTGAATACTGCAAAACCCTAGAGCGATCTCTCTCCAGCAACCCTTCCATGATCACCCGCTTCTTGTACTCCTCCGAGTCGCTCAACTCGTACGAGTCAGCCCGTCTGAGCTTGCGGCTCCGGCCGCCGGGAGCGATGAACAACCACGCTGAAGTGCAAGCCACTATCGCCAAAACCTTCCCCCAAATCAATGCAGCCAAGCACACCAATAGCACACATATTTCCAGATAAGGTATGATGCATTTTTTCATCATTCTTTGCTTCGGGTTTGTTTGCCTGAAATAGTCGATGGAAACACATCGTTGGATGCTGTCAGATTCCGACCGAGCCGGGGAGGAGCGGGAGGACGCGGAGAGCGAAGACATCGACGGCGTTCGGCTTCCGTCCGACGAGAATAGCGGTGAACGGTTGGAGTGGGACCAGAAACTTCCGTCGGGCGCTAACGGCGGTTTGTTCGACGCATTCTTCCTCTTTGATTTTATAAAACTTCTGCCTCTGAAGGGTGAGAAGTTGATTCTGTATCCATCGGTATCTTCTCCGCCATCATTTGCGCTCTTAGATTTCTTCAGCTGATCATAATTCAAATCAACATAACTTGATGATCGCTAATGTTTAAGagcaaattaattataatagagGGTTTgaagttttaaaaaatagttCCATTATGCCTGCAAAAGGTGGGAATTGGGATTTATAAgtcatataaaatatttaagttaATTGCTTCTAATATAAATCAACTTATAGTTATTTACAATTTTCCCCGAAACAGAACTCTGGCCaaattaaaatatgtatattttatttactaCTAACCACAAGTTCAATTTGGCCGTGGTTCCATTAATTCGGAGGAAAATTACAATAAACTTCAAATTAGTGTAATTAGTGCTACAAATTAAAGTTCATTAATTTAAAAGCAATTAACCCAATAATATTTTCTATCCCACTCATAAAACATTATCTACCACCATTAGTCAGAAAATCACAGACcaagatatatatagaaattaatTAACCAGAAAAACAAAAGATCAAaaaccatattttttttttctttactttttGGGGATGTAAAAAATTACCAGTGCGGTCCTAAAGATAACGGCCTTGAGGGCGGCGGACAAACTACGGCGGAGCCTCTTCTTCCTCCATGGGCTGCCCTCGTCGCCGGAAGATTGCACCGAAGCGGAGTCGGAGACCGGTTCATAGTCTTCGATGGCAAGCGGCCTAAAACAGGCAAAAATTTTGCCCCTCCCACGGTTTCTTGTTGCATCCATTTACACGCCTAACGCTGAATACAATCCATGCAGGCTTTGGATAGAAAAACAATGTTGATGGGAGAAGCGACGAAAAGAAACACGACGAAAACTAAGAGAAAGA harbors:
- the LOC131007696 gene encoding uncharacterized protein LOC131007696 yields the protein MDATRNRGRGKIFACFRPLAIEDYEPVSDSASVQSSGDEGSPWRKKRLRRSLSAALKAVIFRTALLKKSKSANDGGEDTDGYRINFSPFRGRSFIKSKRKNASNKPPLAPDGSFWSHSNRSPLFSSDGSRTPSMSSLSASSRSSPARSESDSIQRCVSIDYFRQTNPKQRMMKKCIIPYLEICVLLVCLAALIWGKVLAIVACTSAWLFIAPGGRSRKLRRADSYELSDSEEYKKRVIMEGLLERDRSRVLQYST